The Penicillium oxalicum strain HP7-1 chromosome V, whole genome shotgun sequence genomic interval tttttccaactcgATGATTTTTGCCATTTTGTCCGGTTTCGGTGTCTTTCGGGTGGATGAAAATTTATAGAGAATCGGTATTGGCGTTCTATATAGGATGGCACACTACTTGATATTTACGGGCTGTCTTGGGTGGTTGCAGCTACTGCAACTTGGCCTGCACTGCGGTTCGGCAGCCTCTAGACGATATCTGACTGGCATCCATTTGCCGCCGTCCtcatttttgatttcttgGCTTTGAATGATTTGGATGGTTGAGTGTGATTCAATTCGTGATCCTCATCGAGTGCGCCTAACTATACAATACCCCCAAAGTGTGATGATTTCTTCCTATATCTTGGTCCGCCTGTGCTTGGGTACTTTCCTGTCCACGTGTGCAACCTACTACATACTATGTAGTACATAGTATTTGTTGTATGTCCAATCTACTAGGTGCCAGGGTTGTGCCTCGATTGATACCTAATCTCGCCATGCGGCTCAAGTCTGCGCCCATCACTGACTGACGAATGCAGATGTAGCGCATCTAAGGTTGCTAAGGTTGTGACCATCGAATTCCTCACCAGGGGTTAATATTAGGTAGAATCATGGAAATCTGCACATATCAATCTTGTGGTTCTGCCTCCACGGAGCAAGGAACCTTAAGTCGCCCCTCCCATAAAGGTTCATTTCATTCTTTTTATCTCCTTGGATGTCGTAGAGTAGATCATTCCAGCGATCTCTTCAAGCGTTCAACCGAGCTACATGGGGAAAGAGAGTATACGTCAACCTTTTTAGAGTAAGTGGTTATTTGCATGTGATCAATTTACTTCCTCGATCCAGAAAGTAAAGACTGATGTACCTTTCAAGACCAAGCGCGCGTTCGAGAATTCGCATCTCTATCAAGAATGAAAGTTtggccaaaagaagaagaagaaagaaaaaagggaagaaaacaCCATGATAACGGCGAAACCTCCCCTTCTAGGAACCTTCGACTATCGCGAGGCTTCGACCAGCTTCTGAACTTGAGTCAACCACTTTCGTGAAAATTCCGCTTCGGTGAATCTCTGTGCCGATCGTCTCGCGCGTAATCGCATGGCAACCTTCTCTGACTGTGGCAATGCCAATGCTGCCTCGAAAGCGGCGGCAAATTGTTCCTCTGTTTCGGCGCGGAAGCCTGTGGCTCCGTCGCCCAAGTCGACGACGATATCTTCACGGGGACCGCCGGAGTCGTGGGTCACGCAGATGAGTCCGGCGGCCTGGTATTCAACGACGCAGATGCCAAAGTGCTCATTCCACATGGCGTTGACTCCAACAGAGGCTGTGCCTAGGTGGGACAGTACGGCGGGCCAACTGGCGTCACAGAGGAATGTGGTGTAGTCGCGGATACGCAGCTCGTGTGCGAGCAGGCGCAGGTTGTAGATGTGGGTTTCGTCTGGGCTGCCGTGGCGAACTGATCCTATCAGAACCAGCCGGGGAGAGGGCAGGCCCTCATATGCGGGATTACGAGCGCGCTCTTGTAAGAATCTCGCAAAGGAGCGGAGGACAAGTGGGTGGTTCTTCTCAGGTCGGAACTGGGCAATGTACAATAGAGTGGCGTGGCGGGTCCTTTCACTTTCTTCGTCAACGGTGATTGCGGATTCGAGCTCTGCGACCGCCGTAGGAGGAAACACGACAGCCGGCGACGACGGAGTGCCGTTGCCCGCGTTCAATGAGTTGTCGCTGCTCGGAGTCGTCTCTTTGCCCGTGCGCCAAAGTTTGCGAATATGCGCCGCGGTCCATGAAGAGTTGCACATGACCACATCGACGTGTTGGCCGACCCAACCGTAAAGCTGGGCGAACATCTGCCAATAACGACGCTTGAGTGCACCCTTAAGACCCTTGCCAGCACCCGAGTTGAGTCCTTGAATACCGCTTTGATCGTCAAGGGAGGCAAGCATGTCCGTGGAAATGGTCGGGTAGTGCACATAAGCACCCGTTCGTACCGTGGGGAAGAGCCATTTGCAGAAGGCCAAGGTAAAGGCATAACCCATAGTGTCGATAAACACGTCTGGAACTAGCAGCGTGAAAGCATCGTATGCGACAATCAGCGATCCCAGGGACTGTCCCAACAGTGTCAAGTGTGGATAGGAGCTGGCGACGACGTATTTGCGAGTGCTCAAGTACAGTAGTACCACTGTAGGGGCATGTAGGCGGATATTGAATCGATTCTCGACTCGTTCAAGCATGCTTGTCTTGTTGACTTCATGGTCACCAGTGTAAATGGCGCAAACCGCCTTGGGCCAGCGCCTCTGTGTTGCCCGTATTGCTTCCCACAAAACTCGTTCTCCGCCGCCACCAGCGTTACTGTGATCGATGTTAGTGTATCGGGTCGGTGGATTCTACAACAAagccacaaaaaaaagaggtgaCCGTACCAGAACGGGTGGAAGAAACCGATGATACCGTCCCAGTCATCCGGCTTCTTTGCTTCCTCGCCGCTCCCGCCATCGCTGTTGGTGGGTGTTCTTCCTCCGCCTGGTCCAGCGTTACTGTCCACCTTTTCCcaatcctcatcttcggtcGAGCTCCGGGCTTGTGCGGATGTCGAATCTGTTGCACGTAGCGTCTTGTtgagctcttcctcgtccgacCGCGCCCGCGCGATCACATATTCACGTCGAGATCGAGTTCGTCGGCGGATCAACCACCCCGCACCGCGCAGGAGTAGCCCTAACAAACCACCGATGAGCTGCGGGAGCAGGAAAGTGGTCGTCGCGGCGATCGAGAGCGCCAGAATGGCGGTGGTCAGCATGGCCATGTTTGCGTCGAATCCTGAAACATCAAGATTGATGCATGGTAGATGAAGTTCAAAATGAAAACATGCAAAAGTGCTgactggagaagaggaagagtgtCCAAAAGGCGGGAGTCGTACTTCCGATCATTCGAATGATCAACACCCCAAACGGGCTCCGATCACTTGACGTGGAGACGGTCATTTCCCCTTGCACGTGTCACATGATTCGCGGAGAATCCATCGCTCTCCGCTCGGAGCTTCGTTGAACATGTCGGCTGGTCGGCGAAAATTCCACGCTCGCGAGCTGGAGACAAGTCAAGATTCACAAAATCTCAGGTTTGCACGATTCCGTGTTCTCTTTCATGATTGTGTCCGCTCACGACTCCACAAGTCATGATTTCTTTCGGTCCAAGGCCTTCGCGACTAGCACGCGGTCCTCTGCCGCTGGCGGCACGATCGCATGTCCGACACTTCCACCCGACGAAACCTGCTCCGTGGATCAATGAAGCTCTTGACGCTTCTGCGGCCGTGATACACGGTGTCCATAACACCACCGGCCTGCCATGGGTTGCGTCAATTCCCTTGACGGCCCTGCTGGTGCGAACCGTGGTCGGGTTGCCTTTGCAAATGTACATCAAATCCCATGCGCGTCGCGAACGAGACATTGCGCCACTCAAACAGGCCTGGGCGACTTGGTCAAGCtcggaaaagaagaaaagatcaaAGGGAGTGTCGGATGTTGCCGTGGTGCCCAAAATCTCCGATATTAACCGACAATATTCTGCGAGTATCACGGCTCTTCAGCGGCGATGGAATATCTCGACGATGTACCGCTTCGCGCCCTTTTTGCAACTACCAGTATGGATCATGTTCATGGAAAGCATCCGAGGCATGTCTGGAAATAAAAACGGGTTGATTCCGTGGCTTCTTTCCTTGGTGGAGGGGAACACGGACGCTACAAATTCTCTCCATCTTACTATAGAACCAACCTTCGCGAATGAGGGCGCGTTGTGGTTCCCCGATCTTCTTGCGGGTGACAGCACGGGGATCCTGCCGGTAGTCCTGGCTACTTCTATTCTCCTCAATATTCAAACAGGCTGGAAGTCCACTGCACGCGCGGATCTGGCCGATATGCCTCGTCTTGAGATGTTTCGGGCTGTCTCCTTCAACGGTTTGCGTCTGTTCGTCCAAATCCTTTCCCTGAATGTGGGATTGTCAAGCTGGTTCTATGAAATGCCCGTGGCTTTGATCATCTACTGGATCAGTAGTTCAAACATTGCTACCTTGCAAACCTACCTTTTGGAGAAGAACATGTTTATGAAGCCGCCATTGCCGTTGGCTTCAAGGCGCTTTGTTCATTTCAATGATCCCAACGCCCAGGATCCGTTCCAAATCAAATTGCGCTGAGCCGTCTGGAGAGCTTTCGAATGTTTCAATTTCGGGCAGAGCTCGGGAGTCCCACAATATGGCACTTGACATGCATAGCCGGCCAAATTGCAGAGACGTGCGGCCCTTGGAGGGGGGACAGCCCATGACATTGGCAATGCGATCTATTTGTGTCCACCTCCTTCGCGCGATCCTAATGGGTCGAGTACATCCAAATCTTGATCATGATTGGTCACACAACTGCTTCACTCGGGTCGAGCAATCTGGCTCCCTGAATGCTTCGTTGATAAGGCTCGCTGGGACGATTCTTTGGACCGCTGTCAATGATCTCTTGGGCGGGCTTCTCTGCGCCGTGGCGCCGTCACGGCTGTTTCCTTATCCAAGCGTGGAATCTTTAATCTGACATCTACTGGAGTCGATACTCTTCCCCAAAAAGGCCCCAACTCTGACCGTCAAATCATAGTTTTTGACGGCTCATTGTAGGCGCAAAAAGAATTCCAACGCTGTCAAAGGCTTCCACTTGATCTAAACATACACAGCGCTATCTTGTTACTTCAGAAATACTCTAGACAATGGAAATTTGCTGTTCAGGACTCATCCGCTTTAGGTTTGAAGAAGTCCGATATGTCGGGTTTAGTTTGGATACATGTCAATGGACGGTGGTCCCGTAAGTGTATGCAGATGCAAGTATCCCTACTTATCTGGCAAAGTAGTGCACGGTTCCATGGCTCATTCTTTGCCATACGGTCAACAATGGATGTtgccacaaaaaaaaagaggcacACGGACATTCCAGAATCCCAGTGGTCATGCGATATCGACAGTGTCATTGAAGCTTCTCAGGCTTCTTCAAGTCACTTCGAAATGCAATGATTCGACCTGGGTCGGTTCTGATCTTCTAGAGTTTCGCTTTAGGAGCTTCCTCTGAAGCACTGGCCTCCTTGTTGATCTCAACTGTTCCTGTGCGGGAATCCGGTCCCTTGCCAAAGAAAATGACCTCAACGGTGATATCGTCActgcgagaaagaaaagtcagCAAGGATTAATAAGTCAGGTTCGAGACGGGTTGCAACATACCGGTATCGACGAGAGTATGGAGGTGGCAACGTCAACAAAGCACAAACCATATCCTTATCCTTACCACCCATGGCATTGCGAACAAGGTGAGTGGCAGCGTTCTTATCCTCAACAACAAATCGGCTGGCTACATCCGCAATGTCATATTGGCGTTGACGAATGGGTCGGCGCTGACCTTCTGTGGACTGATCCTTGGCTGGTTCGACGGGCAACTGCTTCTGAGTGTTGAACCAGCTCTGCAACCAGGCCTTGGAGCCACCGCCCCTAGACTGCTGGTGCTCCAGCCACTCGCCGACCAAGCCGACAACTTCCTCGTTGCTGAGCATTTCCCACAGACCGTCGGTGGCCATGACGATGAAGTCGCCTTGCTCAGGGTCAATCTTGGTCGTAGTGATGATAGGTTCGGCGGTGACGTAGGGGGGAGTTTTGAGAAGAGGATGGGGTGTTCGGCCGAAAAACTGCTGTTTGATCGTATCCTGGACCTCTCTGCTCCACTTGTAGAATGCATCGCCAAATGCGCGGCTGGGCTCAAGACCACCCAGAATGCGACCGTTACGCGTAACATAGGGCTCACCAGGGTGCTCTTGCTGCAAGCGTTGGATTTCAGACGGGGTTCCACCAGTCAGATCCTCGGACAAAGCAGTGGCCGTCCATTTGCCATTAGCACCTCGGCGACCCAAAACAGCACGAGAGTCACCCGCAACGGCAACCTTGAGATTCTTGGTCTGCGAGTCGTAGAAACTGAGGAGGGCACAAGACCCTGAAAGGGCAGGGGCGAGGAGCTCGGCAGCCATGCGACGAGACTTTGATTTCAGAACTTTATCCACACTCTCGTGAACAATCTCATTATCGAGACGAACAAATCCCTGCTTGATAGCCTTATCAATGGCTTCAGAAGAAGGCATCATAACCTTCGGGTCAGCTGCCGCTGCCTTATATGTGGAGTTCAGCTCTCGCGCGACGTATGATATGAGCACATTTCGAAGTTTCGCAGAAGTCGTCCAACCCCTAACTCGCGAATTAGTGACATGCAGGTGAGATCCTGATCTTCAGATTGACCCACGAGTGACCATCAAAGACCGCCCAGAACATCCAATCGCTGTTTGGCTCCCCATCGGTATTGCCCCAAGCAGACGATGATACCTCAACAATCTTCTCCGCATGATCATCCTCGATCGGAGAGTTGCTAGGCACCTGAACTATGTCGTACCGGACCACCCCTTTCCCTCTGTTGACCAAATATGACTCCTCATTCTTGCGAAGCTTCTCCGTGGCCTGTTCCGGAGTCAACATTTCGAGGACACGTCGATCCGAGTCGTCTGTATTCTTCGACAAAGGCTCGTCTGCTGCCAGAGGTTCGGTGTAGAAATGGTTATTGCTCACAAGAAGGGCGCGCCGAGTCGATTCCGATGGAGACTCAGCATGGGCTGATGAGATTGCGCTCGAGGCAAACCCTCGTACTTGCGTTGCCAATGATTGCACGGTACCGTCCCCTTGATATGCATACCAAGCCCCGGATGCCACCACAGTAGAGATGGCCGCAATAGAGAATCTGCGTAGATGCATGGAGGCTTGAGGAGACGCCGAAATTATTGTCGGGCGCCGACCTCCTGAGTATGATCGCAAGCCTCGGACCGAGTGGTGTGTATGGGAGAGCAAGCACGGCCGCTTACTTGTGACTTTCCATGCTGGAGCACGCCGAGCCGTACGAACCGTCTGCGCCGCCGCCCAACGCATTGATTCTGCGAAGGAAAGTAATCTGGAAGAAAGTTCTCTGTCTGCCAATATTTTGTGAGTGACCTCGATTCCGAAGACAACAAACAACGAAACTTGGCGATAAACAAATAGGAATAGTCAAATACTCATGCTTCGCAACGCCCAGATAAGGGATCACGTGTGTATGTGCCGAGGGATAACGCTATTCCGAATTGGGTTCCCTGTCGTCATTCCCCGCGGAATCTTTTACAAGCCGATGTTCTTATTTGTGAAAGCTTCCTCCATTCTGCCAAAGTGTACGACACTTTAGACAACCTCGAGTCATGTCTTCGCGTGCGATTCGGAAGTTACAGAAATTGCGTGAGCGAGAATTGCAACAAAGGCAACAAAGTGAAGATACATCGAGCGACGATGAAGCCCCGCGCCCCGCAAAGCCAAAATTGAATGCGTTTGACCTTCTTAACACCGGGGATGACGATAATGACGATGGAAACGAGTCCGATGAACCTGCGAATGAGCCTGCCCTGAATCTGTCCGAACCCGATTCCCCGTCCAATGAGACCAAGAACgccagcaagaagaagaaaaagaagaagaagaacaaagccAAGCCCACCGCCTCAAGCAAGCCAGACACCCGAGAATCCGATGAAGAACTTGATGAGATCGATCGAGCTCTCAAGGAGCTTGCTACTGAAGGGCGGGCTGCAACGGGTACAGGGCAAGCACAGACGACAACGGATTCTCTGGATGCTTCGTTCCCCAAGACAACCAGCGAACTCCTTGCGGTTGATCCCAAGTTCTTAAATGCCACAAACGAAATGAAGCGTCTGTTCGGCAACGTTGTTCTGGAAAACTTTGATCAACCAGCGGGTACGGGTACTGGTCGTCGACGGGAGCGCAATCGAGAAACGGttgacctcggccaagcgTTGACGGGCCGATACAGTCCCGCCAGTAGGGGACAGAGCTTGGCCGGAGTGACACTTCGACGGAATATCCTCATGCAAGGGAAGGATGATTGGCCTCGAGCGCCAAGCGGAGGACTCGGCATGGAACTTGAAGAGAAAATGACTTCTGGTGCTACCCTGTACCGCATCGTCCATAATGCTGCCTATGAAGATGTCCAGAGGCAGTTTGAGCTCTGCGTCGAATCCATGGATCCTCAGCGCCTGATCCATCACTTGCAATACAATCCTTATCACATCTCGACCTTGTTGCAGGTGTCCGAGATCGCGAAACACCAAAGCGATCACGCAGTGTCCGCCGATCTCCTCGAGCGAGCACTCTTCAACATTGGACGGTCGGCCCATTCATCATTCAACACACGCCTCAGAGAAGGCCAGGC includes:
- a CDS encoding GDP-Man:Man(3)GlcNAc(2)-PP-Dol alpha-1,2-mannosyltransferase, whose product is MAMLTTAILALSIAATTTFLLPQLIGGLLGLLLRGAGWLIRRRTRSRREYVIARARSDEEELNKTLRATDSTSAQARSSTEDEDWEKVDSNAGPGGGRTPTNSDGGSGEEAKKPDDWDGIIGFFHPFCNAGGGGERVLWEAIRATQRRWPKAVCAIYTGDHEVNKTSMLERVENRFNIRLHAPTVVLLYLSTRKYVVASSYPHLTLLGQSLGSLIVAYDAFTLLVPDVFIDTMGYAFTLAFCKWLFPTVRTGAYVHYPTISTDMLASLDDQSGIQGLNSGAGKGLKGALKRRYWQMFAQLYGWVGQHVDVVMCNSSWTAAHIRKLWRTGKETTPSSDNSLNAGNGTPSSPAVVFPPTAVAELESAITVDEESERTRHATLLYIAQFRPEKNHPLVLRSFARFLQERARNPAYEGLPSPRLVLIGSVRHGSPDETHIYNLRLLAHELRIRDYTTFLCDASWPAVLSHLGTASVGVNAMWNEHFGICVVEYQAAGLICVTHDSGGPREDIVVDLGDGATGFRAETEEQFAAAFEAALALPQSEKVAMRLRARRSAQRFTEAEFSRKWLTQVQKLVEASR
- a CDS encoding Protein phosphatase 2C, translated to MHLRRFSIAAISTVVASGAWYAYQGDGTVQSLATQVRGFASSAISSAHAESPSESTRRALLVSNNHFYTEPLAADEPLSKNTDDSDRRVLEMLTPEQATEKLRKNEESYLVNRGKGVVRYDIVQVPSNSPIEDDHAEKIVEVSSSAWGNTDGEPNSDWMFWAVFDGHSGWTTSAKLRNVLISYVARELNSTYKAAAADPKVMMPSSEAIDKAIKQGFVRLDNEIVHESVDKVLKSKSRRMAAELLAPALSGSCALLSFYDSQTKNLKVAVAGDSRAVLGRRGANGKWTATALSEDLTGGTPSEIQRLQQEHPGEPYVTRNGRILGGLEPSRAFGDAFYKWSREVQDTIKQQFFGRTPHPLLKTPPYVTAEPIITTTKIDPEQGDFIVMATDGLWEMLSNEEVVGLVGEWLEHQQSRGGGSKAWLQSWFNTQKQLPVEPAKDQSTEGQRRPIRQRQYDIADVASRFVVEDKNAATHLVRNAMGGKDKDMVCALLTLPPPYSRRYRDDITVEVIFFGKGPDSRTGTVEINKEASASEEAPKAKL